One window from the genome of Micromonospora aurantiaca ATCC 27029 encodes:
- a CDS encoding ParA family protein: MAGNGDRAETWTSELREQQATLGADLGPADPAAYTMRKPIPEPMPTDRHGPARIIAMANQKGGVGKTTTTINLGAALAEYGRKVLLVDFDPQGALSVGLGVNPHNLDLSVYNLLMQDDVTAEDVLIKTDVAGLHLLPANIDLSAAEIQLVNEVAREMALARVLRTIRKEYDFILIDCQPSLGLLAINALTVAHGVLIPLECEFFSLRGVALLLDTIDKVRERLNFDLELEGILATMYDSRTTHCRQVLQRVVEAFGDKVYQTVITKTVKFPESTVAGAPITTLDPASSGARNYRQLAREVIAAQADR, translated from the coding sequence ATGGCAGGAAACGGTGACCGTGCCGAGACCTGGACGTCGGAGCTCCGTGAGCAGCAGGCGACGCTCGGTGCCGATCTCGGCCCCGCCGACCCGGCCGCGTACACCATGCGCAAGCCGATCCCCGAACCCATGCCGACCGACCGGCACGGCCCGGCGCGGATCATCGCGATGGCCAACCAGAAGGGCGGCGTCGGCAAGACCACGACGACCATCAACCTGGGCGCGGCCCTGGCCGAGTACGGCCGCAAGGTGCTGCTCGTCGACTTCGACCCGCAGGGCGCCCTCTCCGTCGGGCTGGGCGTCAACCCGCACAACCTGGACCTGTCGGTCTACAACCTGCTGATGCAGGACGACGTCACCGCCGAGGACGTCCTCATCAAGACCGACGTGGCCGGGCTGCACCTGCTGCCCGCCAACATCGACCTCTCCGCCGCCGAGATCCAGCTGGTCAACGAGGTCGCCCGGGAGATGGCCCTGGCGCGGGTGCTGCGGACCATCCGCAAGGAGTACGACTTCATCCTGATCGACTGCCAGCCCTCGCTGGGCCTGCTGGCGATCAACGCGCTGACCGTCGCGCACGGCGTGCTCATCCCGCTGGAGTGCGAGTTCTTCAGCCTGCGCGGTGTGGCGCTGCTGCTGGACACCATCGACAAGGTGCGCGAGCGGCTCAACTTCGACCTGGAACTCGAAGGCATCCTCGCCACCATGTACGACAGCCGCACCACCCACTGCCGCCAGGTGCTCCAGCGGGTGGTCGAGGCGTTCGGCGACAAGGTCTACCAGACCGTCATCACCAAGACGGTGAAGTTCCCCGAGTCCACGGTGGCCGGTGCGCCGATCACCACCCTCGACCCGGCCTCCTCCGGCGCGCGCAACTACCGGCAGCTCGCCCGGGAGGTCATCGCCGCCCAGGCGGACCGGTAG
- a CDS encoding site-specific tyrosine recombinase XerD → MRRAGAEPAPALRRAVRTYLDHLTVERGLSANTLASYRRDLDRYLATLAAAGVDDLAAAGPAQVEAHLARLRAGDDDHPPLAVSSAARAASAVRGLHRFALREGLAGADPSRDVRPPAPPRRLPRALPVDAVLRLLEAAGTPGATGDAAARALRDRALLEFLYGTGARISEAVGAAVDDLDLDAGTVLLRGKGGRTRLVPVGGYAADALRAWLVRGRPALLAAGRGTHAVFVNARGGPLTRQGAWAVLRTAAARAGLPVDGPDAVSPHTLRHSYATHLLDGGADVRVVQELLGHASVTTTQVYTLVTVERLREVYATAHPRAR, encoded by the coding sequence GTGCGCAGGGCCGGCGCGGAACCCGCGCCGGCCCTGCGCCGTGCGGTCCGGACCTACCTGGACCACCTCACGGTCGAACGCGGGCTGTCCGCGAACACGCTCGCCTCGTACCGCCGCGACTTGGACCGCTACCTCGCCACATTGGCCGCGGCCGGGGTGGACGACCTGGCCGCCGCCGGGCCCGCGCAGGTCGAGGCCCACCTGGCCCGGCTGCGCGCCGGCGACGACGACCACCCGCCGCTCGCCGTCTCCTCCGCCGCCCGCGCGGCCAGCGCGGTCCGCGGCCTGCACCGCTTCGCGCTGCGCGAGGGACTCGCCGGCGCCGATCCCAGCCGCGACGTCCGCCCGCCCGCGCCGCCGCGACGGCTGCCCCGCGCGCTGCCCGTCGACGCGGTCCTGCGGCTGCTGGAGGCCGCCGGCACACCCGGCGCCACCGGCGACGCCGCCGCCCGCGCGCTGCGCGACCGGGCGCTGCTGGAATTCCTGTACGGCACCGGCGCGCGCATCTCCGAGGCGGTCGGCGCGGCCGTCGACGACCTCGACCTGGACGCCGGCACGGTGCTGCTGCGCGGCAAGGGCGGCCGGACCCGGCTGGTCCCGGTCGGCGGGTACGCGGCCGACGCGCTGCGCGCCTGGCTGGTCCGGGGCCGCCCGGCGCTGCTCGCCGCCGGGCGCGGCACCCACGCGGTGTTCGTGAACGCGCGTGGCGGCCCGCTCACCCGGCAGGGCGCCTGGGCCGTGCTGCGTACCGCCGCCGCACGTGCCGGCCTGCCGGTCGACGGGCCCGACGCGGTCTCCCCGCACACGCTGCGCCACTCGTACGCCACCCACCTGCTCGACGGCGGCGCGGACGTGCGGGTGGTGCAGGAACTGCTCGGCCACGCCTCGGTGACCACCACCCAGGTCTACACGCTGGTGACTGTGGAGCGGCTGCGCGAGGTGTACGCGACAGCCCACCCCCGCGCCCGCTGA
- a CDS encoding glycosyltransferase family 4 protein produces the protein MTDASPAPRWPGSVALVLASSTGGVGQHVRSITRGLTEAGASVLVCGPAATEEQFDFTGAGARFTPVEIPASPTPGDARAVTALRRALADTPVDVVHAHGLRAGLVAALARPAAPLVVTWHNAVLAGGLRGAVSRLVERVVARSVRVALGASADLVDRAAALGAADARLAPVAAPALPAPRRRRTAVRAEFAVAADQQLILSVGRLHPQKRYDVLIDAAARWRTRTPAPLVVIAGSGPAYLPLAARISAARAPVTLLGHRTDVADLLGAADLAVVTSDWEARQLFAQEALRAGVPLVATAVGGLPDLVGDAAVLVPPGDVDAVDAAVRDLLDDPVRRADLGRRGLARAATWPTEADTVAALAGLYAELTPQLSTGNR, from the coding sequence ATGACGGACGCCTCGCCGGCACCGCGCTGGCCCGGGTCGGTGGCCCTGGTGCTCGCCTCCAGCACCGGCGGGGTCGGGCAGCACGTGCGCTCGATCACCCGAGGGCTGACCGAGGCCGGCGCGTCCGTGCTGGTCTGCGGCCCGGCCGCCACCGAGGAACAGTTCGACTTCACCGGCGCCGGGGCCCGGTTCACGCCGGTGGAGATCCCGGCCAGCCCCACGCCGGGCGACGCGCGCGCGGTCACCGCGCTGCGCCGGGCGCTCGCTGACACACCCGTCGACGTGGTGCACGCGCACGGGCTGCGCGCCGGCCTGGTGGCCGCGCTCGCCCGTCCCGCCGCGCCGCTGGTCGTCACCTGGCACAACGCGGTCCTCGCCGGTGGCCTGCGCGGCGCGGTGTCCCGGCTGGTCGAGCGGGTCGTCGCCCGGTCCGTGCGGGTCGCGCTGGGCGCCTCCGCCGACCTTGTCGACCGCGCCGCCGCGCTCGGCGCCGCCGACGCCCGCCTGGCCCCGGTCGCCGCGCCGGCGCTGCCCGCGCCGCGGCGCCGCCGCACGGCGGTACGCGCCGAGTTCGCCGTCGCCGCCGACCAGCAGCTGATCCTCTCGGTGGGCCGGCTGCACCCGCAGAAGCGGTACGACGTGCTGATCGACGCCGCCGCCCGCTGGCGGACCCGTACTCCCGCCCCGCTCGTGGTGATCGCCGGCAGCGGTCCGGCGTACCTGCCGCTGGCCGCCCGGATCTCGGCCGCCCGCGCGCCGGTGACGCTGCTCGGGCACCGTACCGACGTGGCGGACCTGCTGGGCGCCGCCGACCTGGCGGTGGTGACGAGCGACTGGGAGGCTCGCCAGCTGTTCGCGCAGGAGGCGCTGCGGGCGGGCGTACCGCTCGTCGCGACCGCCGTCGGCGGGCTGCCGGACCTGGTCGGCGACGCGGCGGTGCTGGTGCCGCCGGGCGACGTGGACGCCGTCGACGCGGCCGTGCGCGACCTGCTCGACGACCCCGTACGCCGGGCCGATCTGGGCCGTCGCGGCCTGGCGCGGGCCGCGACCTGGCCCACCGAGGCGGACACCGTGGCCGCGCTCGCCGGCCTCTACGCCGAGCTGACACCCCAGCTCTCCACCGGGAACCGCTGA
- a CDS encoding CTP synthase — MAPTARTTRHIFVTGGVASSLGKGLTASSLGSLLTARGLRVVMQKLDPYLNVDPGTMNPFQHGEVFVTEDGAETDLDVGHYERFLDRDLSGKANVTTGQIYSAVIAKERRGEYLGDTVQVIPHITNEIKARIRGMADPDADGQVPDVVITEVGGTVGDIESLPFLESIRQIRHDLGRDNCFYLHVSLVPYLAPSGELKTKPTQHSVAQLRSIGIQPDALVLRCDREIPEKVKEKLSLYCDVDREAVTAAPDAPSIYDIPKVLHREGLDAYVVRRLGLSFRDVDWTRWDDLLERVHQPRHTITVALVGKYVDLPDAYLSVSEAIRAAGFGHRARVQLKWVPSDDCVTPAGAAAALSGVDGIVIPGGFGVRGIEGKVGTARYARENGIPLLGLCLGLQCMTIEVARHLANLDGANSLEFDEEAVHPVIATMADQEDIVAGRGDLGGTMRLGAYPAKLAEGSIVAEAYGSTEVSERHRHRYEVNNAYRDQLTKAGLTISGTSPDGRLVEFVELDRNLHPFFVATQAHPELKSRPTRPHPLFAAFVGAAVAYSQADQLPVDLDGASKKAGRGGGAKASAK; from the coding sequence TTGGCCCCAACAGCACGGACGACCAGGCACATTTTCGTCACCGGGGGCGTCGCCTCCTCGCTGGGTAAGGGCCTCACCGCCTCCAGCCTCGGCAGTCTGCTGACCGCGCGCGGACTGCGCGTGGTGATGCAGAAGCTCGACCCGTACCTGAACGTCGACCCCGGGACGATGAACCCGTTCCAGCACGGCGAGGTCTTCGTCACCGAGGACGGCGCCGAGACCGACCTCGACGTCGGCCACTACGAGCGGTTCCTCGACCGGGACCTCTCCGGCAAGGCGAACGTCACCACCGGCCAGATCTACTCGGCGGTGATCGCCAAGGAGCGGCGCGGGGAGTACCTCGGCGACACGGTGCAGGTCATCCCGCACATCACCAACGAGATCAAGGCCCGCATCCGCGGCATGGCGGACCCGGACGCCGACGGCCAGGTGCCCGACGTGGTGATCACCGAGGTCGGCGGCACTGTCGGCGACATCGAGTCGCTGCCGTTCCTGGAGTCGATCCGGCAGATCCGCCACGACCTGGGCCGGGACAACTGCTTCTACCTGCACGTGTCGCTGGTGCCGTACCTGGCGCCGTCGGGCGAGCTGAAGACCAAGCCGACCCAGCACTCGGTGGCGCAGCTGCGCAGCATCGGCATCCAGCCCGACGCGCTGGTGCTGCGCTGCGACCGGGAGATCCCGGAGAAGGTCAAGGAGAAGCTGTCGCTGTACTGCGACGTCGACCGGGAGGCGGTCACCGCCGCGCCGGACGCGCCGAGCATCTACGACATCCCGAAGGTGCTGCACCGCGAGGGCCTCGACGCGTACGTGGTGCGCCGGCTCGGCCTGTCGTTCCGCGACGTGGACTGGACCCGCTGGGACGACCTGCTGGAGCGGGTGCACCAGCCCCGGCACACGATCACCGTCGCGCTCGTCGGCAAGTACGTCGACCTGCCCGACGCGTACCTGTCGGTCAGCGAGGCGATCCGGGCGGCCGGGTTCGGCCACCGCGCCCGGGTGCAGCTCAAGTGGGTGCCCAGCGACGACTGCGTGACCCCGGCGGGTGCCGCCGCCGCGCTGTCCGGCGTCGACGGCATCGTGATCCCCGGCGGCTTCGGCGTCCGCGGCATCGAGGGCAAGGTCGGCACCGCCCGGTACGCGCGGGAGAACGGCATCCCGCTGCTGGGCCTCTGCCTCGGCCTCCAGTGCATGACCATCGAGGTGGCCCGGCACCTGGCCAACCTCGACGGGGCGAACTCGCTGGAGTTCGACGAGGAGGCCGTGCACCCGGTCATCGCCACCATGGCCGACCAGGAGGACATCGTCGCCGGGCGTGGCGACCTGGGCGGCACCATGCGGCTCGGGGCGTACCCGGCGAAGCTGGCCGAGGGCTCGATCGTCGCCGAGGCGTACGGCAGCACCGAGGTCAGCGAGCGGCACCGGCACCGGTACGAGGTGAACAACGCCTACCGCGACCAGCTCACCAAGGCCGGCCTGACCATCTCCGGCACGTCGCCGGACGGGCGGCTGGTCGAGTTCGTCGAGCTGGACCGCAACCTGCACCCCTTCTTCGTGGCCACCCAGGCGCACCCGGAGCTCAAGAGCCGCCCCACCCGGCCGCACCCGCTGTTCGCCGCGTTCGTCGGCGCCGCCGTGGCGTACTCGCAGGCCGACCAGCTGCCGGTGGACCTGGACGGCGCGTCGAAGAAGGCCGGCCGCGGCGGTGGCGCGAAGGCGTCCGCGAAGTGA
- the scpB gene encoding SMC-Scp complex subunit ScpB: MSDEERRDSLADQAAAWVPPWERPAPPRPDPDNSDAAAEQPEPEIADTAGYREADLDATPDSSADLGSEGPPEGPIPSKIATTGPATPDLGTGAPFEGRDRTKISGEVGDDAGTTAPVAAEQRAGGGAGADGVPPKRGRRRAVPEPAPAPVLDDAELRGALEAILLVVDQPVSELVLAEILEQAPERVGAMLDEIAAGYTAAGHGFDLRRAAGGWRLYTRPEYATYVERFVLDGQSVRLTQAALETLAVVAYRQPVTRSRISAIRGVNCDGVLRTLVGRGLVEECGTEADSGAYLYRTTTMFLEKLGLNSVDDLPPLAPFLPDDVEELADATR, translated from the coding sequence ATGAGCGACGAGGAACGGCGCGACTCCCTGGCCGACCAGGCCGCCGCCTGGGTGCCCCCGTGGGAGCGCCCGGCCCCGCCCCGGCCTGACCCGGACAACTCCGACGCGGCCGCCGAGCAGCCGGAACCCGAGATCGCGGACACCGCCGGTTACCGGGAAGCAGATCTCGACGCGACACCGGATTCCTCGGCGGATCTTGGAAGCGAAGGGCCCCCAGAGGGGCCCATTCCTTCCAAGATCGCCACAACCGGCCCAGCCACGCCGGATCTTGGTACGGGAGCGCCCTTTGAAGGGCGGGACCGTACCAAGATCTCGGGAGAGGTGGGGGACGACGCCGGCACGACGGCGCCGGTCGCCGCGGAGCAGCGGGCGGGTGGGGGAGCGGGGGCTGACGGCGTACCCCCTAAGCGGGGACGGCGGCGGGCCGTGCCGGAACCGGCGCCCGCGCCCGTCCTGGACGACGCGGAGCTGCGCGGCGCCCTGGAGGCGATCCTGCTCGTGGTGGACCAGCCGGTCAGCGAGCTGGTCCTGGCCGAGATCCTCGAACAGGCGCCGGAGCGGGTCGGCGCGATGCTCGACGAGATCGCCGCCGGATACACAGCGGCCGGGCACGGGTTCGACCTGCGCCGGGCCGCGGGTGGCTGGCGTCTCTACACCCGGCCGGAATACGCGACGTACGTGGAACGGTTCGTACTGGACGGGCAGTCCGTGCGGCTGACCCAGGCCGCGCTGGAGACCCTCGCCGTGGTCGCCTACCGGCAGCCGGTGACCCGTTCCCGCATCTCGGCCATCCGGGGTGTCAACTGCGACGGGGTGCTCCGTACCCTGGTGGGTCGCGGCCTGGTCGAGGAGTGCGGCACCGAAGCGGACAGCGGCGCCTACCTCTACCGGACCACCACCATGTTCCTGGAGAAGCTGGGGCTGAACTCGGTGGACGACCTGCCGCCGCTCGCCCCGTTCCTTCCCGACGACGTAGAAGAGCTTGCCGATGCGACGCGATGA
- the ald gene encoding alanine dehydrogenase — protein MKVGIPREVKNHEYRVAITPAGVNEFTRHGHEVFVEAGAGVGSSITDDEFAAAGAKILATADEVWDTADLVLKVKEPIAEEYHRMREGQVLFTYLHLAASRECTDALVDRKVTGIAYETVELPDRSLPLLAPMSEVAGRLAPQVGAFYMMRTGGGRGVLPGGVSGVYAAKTVVIGAGVSGLNAAAIALGLQSEVLLLDKNVARLRQADAIYRGHLQTVASNAYEIERAVLDADLVIGAVLVPGAKAPKLISNELVSRMKPGSVLVDIAIDQGGCFEDSRPTTHADPVYKVHDSIFYCVANMPGAVPNTSTYALTNVTLPYALELANQGWQQALRNDPALALGLNTHAGKVVYGPVAEAHGMDVLPLDEVLS, from the coding sequence GTGAAGGTCGGAATCCCCCGCGAGGTCAAGAACCACGAGTACCGGGTGGCGATCACGCCCGCCGGCGTCAACGAGTTCACCCGCCACGGCCACGAGGTCTTCGTGGAGGCAGGCGCCGGAGTCGGTTCCAGCATCACCGACGACGAGTTCGCCGCCGCCGGCGCGAAGATCCTGGCCACCGCCGACGAGGTGTGGGACACCGCCGATCTGGTGCTGAAGGTCAAGGAGCCGATCGCCGAGGAGTACCACCGGATGCGCGAGGGGCAGGTGCTGTTCACCTACCTGCACCTGGCCGCGTCCCGCGAGTGCACCGACGCGCTGGTCGACCGGAAGGTCACCGGCATCGCGTACGAGACGGTCGAGCTGCCCGACCGCTCGCTGCCGCTGCTCGCCCCGATGTCCGAGGTGGCCGGCCGCCTCGCCCCGCAGGTGGGCGCCTTCTACATGATGCGTACCGGCGGCGGGCGGGGCGTGCTGCCCGGCGGCGTCTCCGGTGTGTACGCGGCCAAGACCGTGGTCATCGGCGCGGGCGTGTCCGGCCTGAACGCCGCCGCCATCGCGCTCGGCCTGCAGTCCGAGGTGCTGCTGCTGGACAAGAACGTGGCCCGGCTGCGCCAGGCCGACGCCATCTACCGGGGCCACCTGCAGACCGTCGCCTCCAACGCGTACGAGATCGAGCGGGCCGTGCTCGACGCGGACCTGGTCATCGGCGCGGTGCTGGTGCCCGGCGCGAAGGCCCCGAAGCTCATCTCCAACGAGCTGGTCTCCCGGATGAAGCCGGGCAGCGTGCTCGTCGACATCGCCATCGACCAGGGCGGCTGCTTCGAGGACTCGCGCCCGACCACGCACGCCGACCCGGTCTACAAGGTCCACGACTCGATCTTCTACTGCGTGGCGAACATGCCCGGGGCGGTGCCGAACACCAGCACCTACGCGCTGACGAACGTCACCCTGCCGTACGCCCTCGAACTGGCGAACCAGGGCTGGCAGCAGGCGCTGCGCAACGACCCGGCGCTGGCCCTTGGTCTGAACACCCACGCCGGCAAGGTCGTCTACGGCCCGGTCGCCGAGGCGCACGGCATGGACGTGCTGCCGCTGGACGAGGTGCTGAGCTGA
- the cmk gene encoding (d)CMP kinase — MEENVPAGRCVVAVDGPSGSGKSTVSRRLATGLGARYLDTGAMYRALTWAVLRSGVELTDAESVAKVAAEADLRIGTDPQGYAVTVDGTDVSTAIRGAEVTGAVSAVAAVAAVRELLVDRQRRVIADAGRIVVEGRDIGSVVAPDADLKVYLTASEAARAKRRSAEDAADVAATAADLARRDRLDSTRKVNPLQQAPDAVVLDTTELGIDEVVARLRDMLTERGAA, encoded by the coding sequence GTGGAGGAAAACGTACCGGCCGGGCGATGCGTGGTCGCTGTGGACGGGCCGTCCGGTTCGGGTAAGTCCACCGTGTCGCGGCGACTGGCCACGGGCCTCGGCGCCCGCTACCTCGACACCGGCGCCATGTACCGGGCGCTGACCTGGGCGGTCCTGCGCTCCGGCGTGGAACTCACCGACGCCGAGTCGGTGGCCAAGGTCGCCGCCGAGGCCGACCTCCGCATCGGCACCGACCCCCAGGGGTACGCCGTGACAGTCGACGGCACCGACGTGTCCACCGCCATCCGCGGCGCCGAGGTGACCGGAGCCGTCTCCGCGGTGGCCGCCGTCGCCGCCGTACGCGAGCTGCTCGTGGACCGGCAGCGGCGGGTGATCGCCGACGCGGGCCGGATCGTGGTCGAAGGCCGGGACATCGGCTCGGTGGTCGCGCCGGACGCGGACCTGAAGGTGTACCTGACCGCCTCCGAGGCGGCGCGCGCGAAGCGGCGCAGCGCCGAGGACGCCGCCGACGTCGCGGCGACCGCCGCCGACCTGGCCCGCCGGGACCGGCTCGACTCGACCCGCAAGGTCAACCCGCTGCAGCAGGCCCCTGACGCGGTGGTGCTGGACACCACCGAGCTGGGCATCGACGAGGTCGTGGCGCGTCTGCGGGACATGCTCACCGAGCGGGGTGCCGCGTGA
- a CDS encoding segregation and condensation protein A — protein MTAPPLDPPHGPGDPAVAAELAAEVDGVVPAEPGTGEQTSGFTVRLDNFTGPFDLLLQLISKHKLDVTEVALHKVTDEFIAYLRAMGDQWDLDETSEFLLVAATLLDLKAARLLPSAEVEDEEDLALLEARDLLFARLLQYKAYKEAAAHIAELEAVGGRRYPRAVTLEPRYAEALPDLVLGIGPERLRKLAVKAMSPKPVPEVSIAHVHMVRVSVREHAGIIADRLRRAGIATFSLLCADCEMTLEVVARFLALLELYRQGLVAFVQEQALEELTVRWTGPADGDAELTVDEYAGSPEPTTTSVPAAPADDSAAPAEDAAAVAGDAAESAGATVPGDVVAVAASDAAVPIEPADEPAPTQE, from the coding sequence GTGACCGCACCGCCCCTCGACCCGCCGCACGGCCCCGGCGACCCCGCCGTCGCCGCGGAGCTGGCCGCCGAGGTCGACGGTGTGGTGCCCGCCGAGCCGGGCACCGGCGAACAGACGAGTGGCTTCACGGTCCGGCTCGACAACTTCACCGGCCCGTTCGACCTGCTGCTCCAGCTGATCAGCAAGCACAAGCTGGACGTCACCGAGGTCGCGCTGCACAAGGTCACCGACGAGTTCATCGCGTACCTGCGCGCCATGGGCGACCAGTGGGACCTGGACGAGACGAGCGAGTTCCTGCTCGTCGCCGCGACACTGCTGGACCTGAAGGCGGCCCGGCTGCTGCCCTCGGCCGAGGTCGAGGACGAGGAGGACCTGGCGCTGCTGGAGGCGCGGGACCTGCTGTTCGCCCGGCTGCTGCAGTACAAGGCGTACAAGGAGGCCGCCGCGCACATCGCCGAGCTGGAGGCGGTCGGCGGCCGGCGCTACCCGCGGGCGGTCACACTCGAACCGCGGTACGCCGAGGCGCTGCCCGACCTGGTACTCGGCATCGGTCCCGAGCGGCTGCGCAAGCTCGCGGTCAAGGCGATGAGCCCGAAACCGGTACCCGAGGTCTCAATCGCCCACGTGCACATGGTCCGGGTCAGCGTCCGGGAACACGCCGGCATCATCGCCGACCGGCTGCGCCGCGCCGGGATCGCCACGTTCTCGCTGCTCTGCGCCGACTGCGAGATGACGCTCGAGGTGGTGGCCCGGTTCCTGGCGCTGCTGGAGCTGTACCGGCAGGGTCTCGTGGCGTTCGTGCAGGAGCAGGCGCTGGAGGAACTCACTGTCCGCTGGACCGGCCCGGCCGACGGCGATGCCGAGCTGACAGTCGACGAGTACGCCGGCAGCCCCGAACCCACGACCACGTCCGTCCCCGCCGCGCCGGCCGACGACTCGGCTGCTCCGGCCGAGGACGCTGCCGCGGTGGCCGGCGATGCCGCCGAATCCGCTGGCGCCACCGTGCCGGGCGACGTCGTCGCAGTTGCCGCATCCGACGCCGCCGTGCCCATCGAGCCGGCGGACGAACCCGCACCGACGCAGGAGTGA
- a CDS encoding pseudouridine synthase, whose translation MRRDDRAPKPDAPVYEGAERLQKVLAAAGVGSRRACEDLIFRRRVTVNGRVAQLGDKADPARDVIVVDGERLQADVRLVYVAMNKPRGVVTTMADEKGRTELADFIGARLEQRVYHVGRLDADSEGLLLLTNDGTLAHKLMHPSYEVLKTYLAEVAGPIPRNLGKRLTAGVELEDGPVKVDGFKVVDTLGKTAQVELTLHEGRKHIVRRLMAEVGHPVSRLIRTSIGPIKLGDLRTGRMRRLTNAEVAALFKAVGD comes from the coding sequence ATGCGACGCGATGACCGTGCCCCGAAGCCCGACGCCCCCGTGTACGAGGGCGCCGAGCGCCTCCAGAAGGTGCTCGCCGCCGCGGGGGTGGGTTCCCGGCGCGCCTGTGAGGACCTGATCTTCCGGCGCCGGGTCACAGTCAACGGGCGGGTGGCGCAGCTCGGCGACAAGGCCGACCCGGCCCGCGACGTGATCGTCGTCGACGGGGAGCGGCTCCAGGCCGACGTCCGCCTGGTCTACGTGGCGATGAACAAGCCGCGCGGGGTGGTCACCACCATGGCCGACGAGAAGGGCCGCACCGAGCTCGCCGACTTCATCGGCGCGCGGCTGGAACAGCGGGTCTACCACGTCGGGCGGCTGGACGCCGACAGTGAGGGCCTGCTCCTGCTCACCAACGACGGCACCCTCGCCCACAAGCTCATGCACCCGTCGTACGAGGTACTCAAGACCTACCTCGCCGAGGTGGCCGGGCCGATCCCGCGCAACCTGGGCAAGCGGCTGACCGCCGGCGTCGAGCTGGAGGACGGGCCGGTGAAGGTCGACGGGTTCAAGGTGGTCGACACGCTTGGCAAAACCGCCCAGGTGGAGCTGACCCTGCACGAGGGGCGCAAGCACATCGTCCGGCGCCTGATGGCCGAGGTGGGACACCCGGTGAGCCGTCTGATCCGTACCTCGATCGGTCCGATCAAGCTCGGCGACCTGCGCACCGGGCGGATGCGGCGGCTGACCAACGCGGAGGTCGCCGCCCTGTTCAAGGCCGTGGGTGACTGA
- a CDS encoding NUDIX domain-containing protein codes for MSGVEHRYEVTGRREIWSGRIFSVVSDDVTMPGGGSATRDYVRHVGAVAVVALDDAGQVVLIRQYRHPVGRHLWELPAGLMDVGGEDLAAAALRELAEEADLTAGRVDVLVDLHSSPGFADEVVRVFLARDLADVPADQRHDRHDEEADLQVVRVDLDEAVRMVLAGEITNASCVAGLLAAARARDTGFTELRRPEAPLPR; via the coding sequence GTGAGCGGCGTCGAGCACCGGTACGAGGTGACCGGCCGCCGGGAGATCTGGTCCGGCCGGATCTTCTCCGTGGTCAGCGACGACGTCACCATGCCCGGCGGCGGCAGCGCGACCCGCGACTACGTGCGGCACGTCGGCGCGGTCGCCGTGGTGGCGCTCGACGACGCCGGTCAGGTGGTGCTGATCCGCCAGTACCGGCACCCGGTCGGCCGGCACCTGTGGGAGCTGCCCGCCGGGCTGATGGACGTCGGCGGCGAGGACCTGGCCGCCGCCGCGCTGCGGGAGCTGGCCGAGGAGGCGGACCTGACCGCCGGGCGCGTCGACGTGCTCGTCGACCTGCACAGCTCGCCCGGTTTCGCCGACGAGGTGGTGCGGGTGTTCCTGGCCCGCGACCTCGCCGACGTGCCGGCCGATCAGCGGCACGACCGGCACGACGAGGAGGCCGACCTCCAGGTGGTCCGCGTGGACCTGGACGAGGCGGTGCGGATGGTGCTGGCCGGCGAGATCACCAACGCGTCCTGCGTGGCCGGGCTGCTCGCCGCCGCCCGCGCCCGCGACACCGGCTTCACCGAGCTGCGCCGCCCGGAGGCGCCGCTGCCGCGCTGA
- a CDS encoding TM2 domain-containing protein yields MTTPYQQYPQGVSDKSKVVAGVLQILLGGFGIGRFYMGDTKTGVIQLIVTLVTCGFGAIWGLVDGILILVNGGVDGQGRPLRD; encoded by the coding sequence ATGACCACTCCTTATCAGCAGTACCCGCAGGGCGTCTCGGACAAGAGCAAGGTCGTCGCGGGTGTGCTTCAGATCCTGCTCGGCGGCTTCGGCATCGGCCGGTTCTACATGGGCGACACCAAGACCGGTGTCATCCAGCTCATCGTCACGCTCGTGACGTGCGGCTTCGGCGCGATCTGGGGCCTCGTCGACGGCATCCTGATCCTCGTCAACGGCGGTGTCGACGGGCAGGGACGCCCTCTGCGCGACTGA